A stretch of the Lactuca sativa cultivar Salinas chromosome 9, Lsat_Salinas_v11, whole genome shotgun sequence genome encodes the following:
- the LOC128128961 gene encoding uncharacterized protein LOC128128961, translating into MNALILQENLVEDEFSGVEIWSTESEDEEVRKPSHGSAYVVSEGVSSSAGKCLMVSAEIPTEGEDKEPDLNRDKCFAAKPVSKTINDCDRFIKKEDEVIDECESIMSSDEIQSQNTSEFDEESEMSEILVEDVIECSEFLKRETETESPLISEKYVEYARLSKDKSKKLKEKAVVYQKVQTVPNQVYVVKYETVGLSERTSCRVKGRYVAEPINKPSSFDKPSTSGTKEIPEEMGKKPEASNLSSKTTKAQKEKPKSSFNIHKSQQQLAKQKREISRRYMKNMNEPKQFWQSQNPNHVPTKKETNFKGNYKFKNNQQSKIRSDFQVKDVYQASGTAATQGEKAIHSEAKAADNKIDHLKKIIEEAAKDMVKDPSKPTVDRTSINPPNNSSIFEGECSSVSHTTEQEIPTPTEEENPTPTNGEDPEPEKEHTSPFEGENENSNGEDDRSELEEEVDAELDPVYDPNYPPMT; encoded by the exons atgaatgctttgattTTGCAGGAGAATCTGGTCGAAGATGAGTTCAGTGGTGTTGAAATATGGTCAACCGAATCTGAGGATGAAGAAGTAAGAAAGCCTTCGCATGGGAGTGCCTATGTGGTTAGCGAAGGAGTCAGTAGTTCAGCTGGGAAGTGCCTGATGGTGTCTGCAGAAATACCAACCGAAGGTGAGGATAAGGAGCCGGATCTGAATAGGGACAAGTGTTTTGCAGCCAAGCCCGTGAGCAAAAcgatcaacgactgcgatcggtttatcaaaaag GAGGATGAAGTTATCGATGAATGTGAATCAATAATGTCCTCAGATGAGATTCAGTCAC AAAAcacatctgaatttgatgaggaaagtGAGATGAGTGAAATTTTGGTGGAAGATGTAATTGAATGTTCTGAGTTCTTAAAGAGAGAAACCGAGACTGAAAGTCCCCTTATATCTGAAAAATATGTTGAGTATGCTCGCTTGTCAAAAGACAAGTCAAAGAAACTGAAAGAAAAAGCAGTGGTGTACCAAAAGGTTCAAACAgtgccaaatcaggtttatgTTGTCAAAT ACGAAACTGTTGGCTTGTCAGAGCGAACATCATGTAGGGTAAAGGGTAGGTACGTTGCCGAACCCATCAACAAACCATCAAGTTTTgacaaaccaagcacaagtggaaccaaagagaTACCGGAAGAAATGGGAAAGAAACCGGAAGCTTCGAATCTATCTTCCAAGACAACCAAAGCTCAAAAGGAGAAGCCGAAGTCAAGCTTCAACATTCATAAATCTCAACAGCAGTTGGCTAAACAAAAACGGGAAATAAGCCGAAGATACATGAAAAATATGAATGAGCCAAAACAATTTTGGCAGTCTCAAAACCCTAACCACGTTCCTACCAAGAAAGAAACAAATTTCAAAGGAaattacaaattcaagaacaacCAACAGTCCA aaatcagaagcGACTTCCAAGTTAAAGACGTTTATCAAGCAAGTGGAACTGCAGCTACGCAAGGTG aaaaagctATACACTCGGAGGCAaaagcagcagacaacaaaatcgaccaTCTGAAAAAGATTATCGAAGAAGCTGCGAAAGACATGGTGAAGGATCCTTCAAAACCAACTGTTGATCGAACCTCTATTAACCCTCCAAATAACAGCTCAATATTCGAGGGGGAGTGTTCTTCTGTGTCTCATACAACCGAGCAGGAGATTCCAACTCCAACCGAGGAGGAGAATCCAACTCCAACCAATGGGGAGGATCCTGAACCTGAAAAGGAACACACTTcgccatttgagggggagaatgaaaattcaAATGGCGAAGATGATCGATCAGAACTCGAAGAAGAGGTAGATGCAGAGTTGGATCCTGTCTATGACCCGAACTACCCTCCTATGACATAG